In one Chitinophaga sancti genomic region, the following are encoded:
- a CDS encoding ribonucleoside-diphosphate reductase small subunit has translation MNYENELLLRENKDRFVLLPINYPAVWEKYKKHEASFWTAEEIDLSGDLKDWANLNDGERHFITHVLAFFAASDGIVNENLAVNFMSEVQLPEARCFYGFQIMMENIHSETYALLIDTYVKDPVEKDRLFHAIDTVPAVKKKAEWALRWIENGNFAERLVAFAAVEGIFFSGSFCSIFWLKKRGLMPGLTFSNELISRDEGLHCEFACLLYSMLEQKLSEEQVHQIISNAVEIEKEFIIDALPVALIGMNSKLMAEYIEFVADRWLSELGYSKIYNTANPFDFMEMISLQGKTNFFEKRVGDYQKAGVMSGKDTQTFSLDEDF, from the coding sequence ATGAACTACGAGAATGAACTCCTTTTAAGGGAAAATAAGGATCGCTTTGTCTTGCTGCCAATCAATTATCCGGCTGTATGGGAAAAATATAAGAAGCACGAAGCCAGTTTCTGGACAGCTGAAGAAATTGACCTGAGTGGAGACCTGAAAGACTGGGCTAATCTGAATGATGGGGAACGTCACTTTATTACACATGTACTTGCATTTTTTGCTGCCAGTGATGGCATTGTAAATGAGAACCTGGCAGTAAACTTCATGAGTGAAGTACAGCTACCGGAAGCTCGTTGTTTTTATGGTTTTCAGATCATGATGGAAAACATCCACTCAGAAACCTACGCATTACTGATTGATACTTATGTAAAAGACCCGGTGGAGAAAGACCGCCTGTTCCATGCGATTGATACCGTACCTGCTGTTAAGAAAAAAGCAGAATGGGCATTGCGCTGGATTGAGAACGGCAATTTTGCTGAACGCCTGGTAGCATTTGCTGCAGTAGAAGGTATCTTCTTCTCCGGTAGCTTCTGTTCTATCTTCTGGCTTAAGAAGAGGGGTTTGATGCCAGGTCTTACATTCTCCAATGAATTGATCAGCCGTGACGAAGGACTGCATTGTGAATTTGCATGTCTGCTTTATAGTATGCTGGAACAAAAGTTATCGGAAGAACAGGTTCACCAGATCATTTCCAACGCAGTAGAAATTGAAAAGGAATTTATTATCGATGCGCTACCTGTAGCATTGATTGGCATGAACAGTAAGCTGATGGCCGAATACATCGAATTTGTAGCAGACCGCTGGTTATCAGAATTAGGATATAGCAAAATATATAATACTGCAAATCCGTTTGATTTCATGGAGATGATTTCTCTCCAGGGAAAAACCAACTTCTTTGAAAAACGTGTAGGTGATTATCAGAAAGCGGGTGTAATGTCTGGAAAGGATACACAGACTTTCAGTCTTGATGAAGATTTCTGA